The following are from one region of the Raphanus sativus cultivar WK10039 unplaced genomic scaffold, ASM80110v3 Scaffold2628, whole genome shotgun sequence genome:
- the LOC108820354 gene encoding agamous-like MADS-box protein AGL97 codes for MVKRGGTKRKAVLKKIEDKNSKAVTFSKRREGLYSKAAQLCVMGEAQIAILATPSSSTSNVPFFSFGHSSVDSLVSAYLSGQRPVRVPEESKKMREDIGICMARKELGLSNWWEKEKLATSKSLEEIMQAMESMEILIRDADRLLDEDAFGFNQRKGKKKKDDSNDVVLQQHHGTGKTLIDVDDDDLLPQTLITSEDDQIISVCDSFFNYNNDKNAAALSATHAEENTEEWSDMDFEQLLSGFEEEDDDDHHHQIEAVSENSCSNMNNNAQNLFDLDLANVELDTIFEGLATLDAELVASLLM; via the coding sequence atggTGAAAAGAGGAGGGACGAAGAGGAAGGCTGTGCTAAAGAAGATTGAGGATAAGAACTCAAAGGCTGTAACTTTCAGTAAACGCAGAGAAGGTCTGTACAGCAAAGCCGCACAGCTCTGTGTTATGGGCGAGGCTCAGATCGCGATCTTAGCGACTCCTTCTTCTTCCACCTCCAACGTCCCTTTCTTCTCCTTCGGTCACTCTTCCGTCGATTCGCTGGTCTCTGCGTATCTCTCCGGTCAAAGACCAGTTCGTGTCCCTGAAGAAAGCAAAAAGATGAGGGAGGACATAGGAATATGCATGGCTCGGAAGGAGCTAGGGCTTAGTAATTGGTGGGAGAAGGAGAAGCTTGCGACGAGTAAGAGCCTTGAAGAAATCATGCAAGCGATGGAGTCCATGGAGATACTGATTAGGGATGCAGATCGGTTGCTTGATGAGGACGCCTTTGGTTTTAATCAGAGAAaaggtaagaagaagaaggacgacAGCAACGATGTTGTTCTCCAACAACACCACGGAACTGGTAAAACCCTAAtcgatgttgatgatgatgatttacTACCTCAAACCCTAATCACTTCAGAGGATGATCAGATCATCTCTGTTTGTGACAGTTTCTTCAACTATAACAACGACAAGAACGCTGCTGCTTTATCAGCAACTCATGCTGAGGAAAATACTGAAGAGTGGAGCGATATGGACTTTGAGCAACTCCTCAGTggttttgaagaagaagatgatgatgatcatcatcatcagattgAGGCGGTTTCTGAAAACTCTTGCAGCAACATGAACAACAATGCTCAAAACCTGTTTGATCTTGATTTGGCTAATGTTGAATTGGATACAATTTTTGAAGGTTTGGCCACCCTTGATGCTGAGCTTGTGGCTTCTCTACTCATGTGA